A genome region from Candidatus Paceibacterota bacterium includes the following:
- a CDS encoding septum formation initiator family protein produces MLPLEEKRKFRRILYSKTTLFILCLAVFFVARATWGVYQKEKESSQNLAITERRFDELNKRNDYLSGEIKKLSSPGGVEEEIRQKFRVAKAGEQMAVIVDSTAPAPSITDDSGNGWWARLWAWITR; encoded by the coding sequence ATGCTTCCGCTTGAGGAAAAAAGAAAATTCCGAAGGATTTTGTATTCCAAGACCACTCTTTTTATACTCTGTCTGGCGGTTTTTTTTGTGGCAAGAGCTACCTGGGGAGTGTATCAGAAAGAGAAGGAAAGCAGTCAAAATTTAGCGATCACGGAGAGGCGGTTTGATGAGTTGAATAAAAGAAACGACTACCTAAGCGGTGAAATCAAGAAACTTTCCTCGCCAGGCGGGGTGGAAGAAGAAATAAGGCAGAAATTTCGCGTTGCGAAAGCGGGAGAACAAATGGCGGTGATTGTAGATAGCACCGCACCAGCGCCAAGTATCACAGATGATTCCGGAAATGGATGGTGGGCACGATTGTGGGCATGGATTACACGTTGA